TCACACAATCTACTATACCATGTTTTTAAAAATTGGTCAATCTAGTCCAGAATATTCTGAATTTTATAGATTAAAAAGAGTGCTGGAGTCTCTTCCAGCACTTTTTTGATTATGAATTAGGATCATCGAGACTACGGCCATGCAAACCTTTTTCTCGTTGCACTTGGCGTAGTTTCTCAGGTGTTACATCGTTACCTTCTTCATCCACAATTTTGATCCCTTCAATGTGGTGACGAACTGAACGACGATAACCTTCAATGTATTCTTCACGAAGTTTTGCTTGCTCCACTGCTTCTTCTGGCGTCAAACCTTCTGTTTTTTTCTTTTTAGCAAGCTCATTGATCCGAGCAATTTTTTCAGGTGTCATAATAAAACCTACTTTCTACCTGTCATCAGGTGCTTATTTTGTGTTCAATTGATTAAAGGCTGCAACAGCATTAGCTTTCGCTACAAGGCCTGCAAGAAGGGCCAAACGGTTGTTTTTAACAGCCTCATTTTCTGCCATCACCATGGTATTGTCAAAGAAAGCATCAATGACTGGGCTCAGAGCAAAGAGTTGAGCCAATTTGTCGCTAGCTGAACCGGTCAATTCAAGCTCTTCAATCGCTTTAGCAAGGGCTTTTTCTTGATCATTTTCAAAGAGACTAGCGTCGACTGCTACTGAAGCATCTGCTTTTTCTGCCAAGTTGAAAGCACGTGAGAGGGATTCAACAGCTGCCTTGTAACCATCGGTCTTCGCAGCTTCTGAAAGAGCTTCAGCTGCTTCCAGCATATCAGCCACGACAAAGTTTGAACCAGCAAGAACAGCGTCTTTGATATCTTTTGGTGTGCGTCCCATCATCTTGTCCACACGCGCCTTGATGAAGTTGAGCACTTCTGCTTGATTGTCATAGGAAAGGCTATCAAATGAAAGTCCGTAAAGGCTGTCAATCAACTCATCCATAGGGATGTGCCAACCAAAGGCATCCAAGATACGAACAATCCCTTGTGTTGCACGACGAAGTGCATAAGGGTCATTGGAACCTGATGGAATCAAGCCAACTGAGAAGAAGGAAAGAAGGGTATCCAATTTATCTGCAAGGGCAAGAATGGCACCAACCTTAGTCTCTGGAAGGGCTCCGTCTGCTGAATCAGGAAGGTAGTGCTCACGGATAGCTCTCGCAACCGCAGCATCTTCACCAGCGAGAAGGGCGTATTTTTCACCCATGATTCCTTGCAATTCATCAAACTCACCGACCATACCCGTCAAGAGGTCAAATTTGTAGATTTCAGCTGCACGAGCGACGGCTGCCGTTTCTTCTGCAGTCAAACCAGCTTGCTCAGCTAGTGACGCTGCAATAACACCCGCACGCGCCATGTGTTCTGAAAGAGAACCAATTTTTTCATGGAAGGTCACGTTCGCCAATTTAGCAACGAGGTCTTCAATCTTAAGTTTTTGGTCTTCACGCCAGAAAAATTCACCATCTTCAAGACGTGCCACCAAGACTTTTTCATTTCCTCGGATAACATTTTCCAAGTGCTCAGCGTTCCCATTACGGACGGAGATGAAGTTTGGTTTCAGCTTACCATCAAGGTCACGTACAACAAAGTAACGTTGGTGCGTTTCCATTGAGGTCACCAAAACTTCTTCTGGAACATCCAAATATTTAGTGTCAAAACTTCCCATAAAGGCAGTTGGATATTCGACCAAGTTCAAGACTTCGTTCAAAAGTCCTTCTTCGATTTGAACTTGAACACCTTGTTCTGCTTCGATAGCCTTAATTTGCTCACGAATCATGTTTTCACGTTCTTTGCTATCCGCAATCACGTAAACCGTGCGAAGGTCTTCTTCATACGAATCCGCATTGGTAATTTCTACTTCATGTCCAAGGAAACGGTGCCCACGACTCACACGACCCGACTTAATATCCAAGAAATCAAGGTCGAGTGCTTCGTCGCCCAAAAGAACGATCAAGGTGTGAACTGGGCGAATGTATTCAAAGGTGTTGTTAGCCCAGTGCATGCTAACAGGGAAGGTCAATGAAGCAAGCACCTCTGGAAGGCCAGCCAAGACTTCTTTAGCTGGTTTTCCAGCTTCGTGCTTCGTAACATAAACGTACTCTTCACCCTTGACTTCACGGAATTCGATATCATCAACCGTCAAGCCTTTCCCACGGACGAATCCTTGAGCCGCTTTTGAGAAGTTTCCATCTGCATCCAAGGCGATTTTCTTAGAAGGTCCTTTAAAATCTTCGGTCAAATCAGATTGTTGATCTGCTAAACCAATCACACGGATAGCCAAACGGCGTGGTGTTGAGAAGGTTTGAATGCTTTCGTATGAAAGTCGGTTGTCATCCAAGAAGGCTGCCATTTTCTCACCGAGTTGTTTTTCACTTGGTGTGACAACGTAGGCTGGCAACTCTTCAAGTCCAAGTTCTACTAATAAGTTTTTTGTCATGTTTTTTCTCCGAAAAATATCTTTTTTTCCAGTTTGCCTTATGTGATTGGCACGCAAGCAACCGACTTCGTCGTTTCATTGCTAAAATTGGAGCCTAAGGTCTCCAATTTTGCCTGGTATCGTTAGTTTCTCTAACGATACCTTTATCACTGCGGCAACTGGTTCTGTAGGATTGCTCGATCAGCCAATCCCATCTAATACACTCTCGTTATTCTTCCTCTTCTGCTAGGAGTTTGGCGCGTGTGGCTTCGTCGAGAAGTGGGTAACCAAGTTTTTTACGTTCTGCGACGA
The DNA window shown above is from Streptococcus sp. S1 and carries:
- a CDS encoding DUF896 family protein, with translation MTPEKIARINELAKKKKTEGLTPEEAVEQAKLREEYIEGYRRSVRHHIEGIKIVDEEGNDVTPEKLRQVQREKGLHGRSLDDPNS
- the glyS gene encoding glycine--tRNA ligase subunit beta, producing the protein MTKNLLVELGLEELPAYVVTPSEKQLGEKMAAFLDDNRLSYESIQTFSTPRRLAIRVIGLADQQSDLTEDFKGPSKKIALDADGNFSKAAQGFVRGKGLTVDDIEFREVKGEEYVYVTKHEAGKPAKEVLAGLPEVLASLTFPVSMHWANNTFEYIRPVHTLIVLLGDEALDLDFLDIKSGRVSRGHRFLGHEVEITNADSYEEDLRTVYVIADSKERENMIREQIKAIEAEQGVQVQIEEGLLNEVLNLVEYPTAFMGSFDTKYLDVPEEVLVTSMETHQRYFVVRDLDGKLKPNFISVRNGNAEHLENVIRGNEKVLVARLEDGEFFWREDQKLKIEDLVAKLANVTFHEKIGSLSEHMARAGVIAASLAEQAGLTAEETAAVARAAEIYKFDLLTGMVGEFDELQGIMGEKYALLAGEDAAVARAIREHYLPDSADGALPETKVGAILALADKLDTLLSFFSVGLIPSGSNDPYALRRATQGIVRILDAFGWHIPMDELIDSLYGLSFDSLSYDNQAEVLNFIKARVDKMMGRTPKDIKDAVLAGSNFVVADMLEAAEALSEAAKTDGYKAAVESLSRAFNLAEKADASVAVDASLFENDQEKALAKAIEELELTGSASDKLAQLFALSPVIDAFFDNTMVMAENEAVKNNRLALLAGLVAKANAVAAFNQLNTK